Proteins from a genomic interval of Stenotrophomonas sp. 24(2023):
- the gspE gene encoding type II secretion system ATPase GspE — translation MTVPGPLPRLPYAWVRSHGVLLAEQDGLPTLLGTAGTPAWAVAELRRRHGPLPFRALDAAQWQQQLGEQYRDGGDAAAVVGAAESEVDLDRLMQDMPEVTDLLDTQDDAPVIRMINALLAQAARDGASDLHIEPFEAHSVVRYRVDGTLRDLVQPRRALHAALVSRIKIMAHLDIAEKRLPQDGRIALRVGGRPLDIRVSTVPTGHGERAVLRLLEKDAGRLQLQRLGMAEDTLATFTGLIRQPHGIVLVTGPTGSGKTTSLYAALGQLDSNGSNILTVEDPVEYDFAGIGQIQVNARIGMTFATALRAILRQDPDTIMIGEIRDLETAQIAVQSSLTGHGVLASLHTNDAISAVTRLADMGVEPFLLASSLRGVLAQRLVRRLCVHCRRAERQDDGRTRWCAVGCAACGHSGYRGRTGIHELFVVDDRVRALIHEGEGEPALRDAARMAGMRSLREDGQRWVDSGITTQEEILRVTGDG, via the coding sequence ATGACCGTTCCGGGCCCGTTGCCGCGTCTACCGTATGCCTGGGTGCGCAGCCATGGCGTGCTGTTGGCCGAGCAGGATGGCCTGCCGACCCTGCTGGGGACGGCTGGAACACCGGCGTGGGCCGTGGCCGAGCTGCGCCGCCGGCATGGCCCGCTGCCGTTCCGGGCGCTGGACGCCGCGCAATGGCAACAGCAGCTGGGCGAACAGTACCGTGATGGCGGTGATGCGGCAGCGGTGGTGGGCGCCGCTGAAAGCGAGGTCGATCTGGACCGGCTGATGCAGGACATGCCGGAGGTCACCGACCTGCTGGACACGCAGGATGACGCGCCGGTGATCCGCATGATCAACGCGCTGCTGGCACAGGCCGCCCGCGATGGCGCCAGCGATCTGCATATCGAACCGTTCGAGGCCCACTCGGTGGTGCGCTACCGGGTGGACGGCACGCTGCGTGACCTGGTGCAGCCGCGGCGGGCACTGCATGCCGCACTGGTGTCGCGCATCAAGATCATGGCCCACCTGGACATCGCCGAGAAGCGCCTGCCGCAGGATGGGCGCATCGCGCTGCGTGTCGGCGGGCGGCCGCTGGACATCCGCGTGTCCACCGTGCCGACCGGACATGGCGAACGCGCGGTGCTGCGCCTGCTGGAAAAGGATGCCGGTCGCCTGCAGCTGCAGCGGCTGGGCATGGCCGAGGACACCCTGGCCACGTTCACCGGGTTGATCCGCCAACCGCACGGCATCGTGCTGGTGACCGGGCCCACCGGCAGCGGCAAGACCACCTCGCTGTATGCCGCGCTGGGCCAGCTGGACAGCAACGGCAGCAACATCCTGACCGTGGAGGACCCGGTGGAATATGACTTCGCCGGCATCGGCCAGATCCAGGTGAACGCGCGCATCGGCATGACCTTCGCCACGGCGCTGCGCGCGATCCTGCGCCAGGACCCGGACACCATCATGATCGGCGAGATCCGTGACCTGGAAACCGCGCAGATTGCCGTGCAGTCGTCATTGACCGGCCACGGCGTGCTGGCGTCGCTGCACACCAACGACGCCATTTCCGCGGTGACCCGCCTGGCCGACATGGGCGTGGAACCCTTCCTGCTGGCGTCCTCGCTGCGCGGCGTGCTGGCACAGCGGCTGGTGCGGCGGTTGTGCGTGCACTGCCGCCGCGCGGAGCGGCAGGACGATGGCCGCACGCGGTGGTGCGCGGTGGGCTGCGCCGCCTGCGGGCACAGTGGCTACCGGGGCCGCACCGGCATCCATGAACTGTTCGTGGTCGATGACCGCGTGCGGGCCTTGATCCATGAAGGGGAGGGCGAGCCGGCCCTGCGCGACGCCGCACGGATGGCCGGCATGCGCAGCCTGCGCGAGGATGGCCAGCGCTGGGTGGACAGCGGCATCACCACGCAGGAGGAAATCCTGCGCGTGACCGGCGACGGCTGA
- the gspL gene encoding type II secretion system protein GspL, which produces MKAHLRLQLPPLQRLRGEAWVDWAWLERGQVVAHGHDPLVVLGARHPDAPVLAGLDAQDLILLELQLPPLPARRLPAALQGEVEALLLDDLHDVVLGHGPQGADGVVPVAWLGVAALEQLVTALAACQLRLHALYPTPLLLPWQEGVATVQASGDHVVVRSGRDRGFVLWRAATGPGERWEALSARLRAVGMETVQWLDAVPADWPVVLRAQAVSPAAQWTGPLPGWSLPLPAARRRFPRLALGLAAAALLLLALGLQVQALQWRSQGQALQRDLQAQLRAGFPGIGEIVDPVQQARRALATPVAPAALPEVQQLVAATLQAVPELGGQVRGLRYQPGEVELELDSAVHPLLEDEQRMGQWQQALQAHGLRLAMAHAGTVRVHGGAPP; this is translated from the coding sequence ATGAAGGCGCACCTGCGGTTGCAGCTGCCGCCGTTGCAGCGGCTGCGCGGCGAGGCATGGGTGGACTGGGCGTGGCTGGAACGCGGCCAGGTAGTGGCGCACGGGCATGATCCGCTGGTGGTGCTGGGGGCACGCCACCCGGATGCACCGGTGCTGGCCGGCCTGGATGCGCAGGACCTGATCCTGCTGGAACTGCAGCTGCCCCCCCTGCCGGCCCGGCGCCTGCCGGCGGCGCTGCAGGGGGAGGTGGAAGCCCTGTTGCTGGATGACCTGCACGACGTGGTTCTGGGACACGGGCCGCAGGGCGCCGATGGCGTAGTGCCGGTGGCATGGCTGGGCGTTGCGGCACTGGAGCAGCTGGTGACCGCATTGGCGGCGTGCCAGCTTCGCCTCCACGCGCTTTACCCAACCCCGCTGCTGCTGCCATGGCAGGAAGGCGTTGCAACGGTGCAGGCCAGCGGTGACCACGTGGTGGTGCGCAGCGGTCGCGACCGTGGGTTCGTGCTGTGGCGTGCAGCCACCGGGCCGGGCGAGCGTTGGGAGGCGCTGTCGGCCCGGCTGCGCGCGGTGGGAATGGAGACGGTGCAATGGCTGGATGCGGTACCTGCTGACTGGCCTGTCGTGCTGCGCGCACAGGCCGTATCTCCTGCGGCACAGTGGACGGGCCCGTTGCCGGGATGGTCGTTGCCGCTGCCGGCGGCACGCAGGCGTTTTCCGCGGCTGGCGTTGGGGCTGGCAGCGGCGGCGCTGCTGCTGCTCGCGCTGGGCCTGCAGGTCCAGGCGCTGCAATGGCGCAGCCAGGGCCAGGCGTTGCAGCGCGATCTGCAGGCGCAGCTGCGCGCAGGTTTTCCGGGTATTGGCGAGATCGTCGATCCGGTACAGCAGGCACGCCGTGCACTGGCCACGCCGGTGGCCCCGGCGGCACTGCCCGAAGTACAGCAGCTGGTGGCGGCCACGCTGCAGGCGGTGCCCGAGCTGGGGGGACAGGTGCGTGGCCTGCGCTACCAGCCGGGCGAGGTGGAACTGGAACTGGACAGCGCTGTGCATCCGCTGCTGGAGGATGAGCAGCGGATGGGGCAATGGCAACAGGCCCTGCAGGCGCATGGCCTGCGCTTGGCGATGGCCCACGCCGGGACCGTGCGTGTGCACGGCGGGGCACCGCCATGA
- the gspF gene encoding type II secretion system inner membrane protein GspF, whose translation MARFDYQAANAQGRVEKGQLDADSPRGARQLLRGRGLTPLQVDAVRATTTGWGQRALSASELAWATRQLASLLAARLPLEAALGAVIEQAERPHVAQALRAVRSDVRAGQRLTAALAARPRDFPAIYRALVGAGEDSGDLARVMERLADYIEERNALQAKVLTAFIYPGAISLVSVAIVIFLLSYVVPQVVTAFVQARQTLPLLTQLMLAASAFVRQWGVWGALALAALVVGWRLALRRADLRLRWDAMLLRLPLLGRFVVGVNSARFASTLAILLDAGVPLLRALEAARQTLGNAMLARCADDVAARVREGAALGAALKVQKVYPPILVHLVASGEKTGTLAPLLDRAAQTLSREIERRAMALTALLEPAMILVMGGVVLTIVLAVLMPIMEMNQLVQ comes from the coding sequence ATGGCGCGCTTCGATTACCAGGCGGCCAACGCGCAGGGCCGTGTCGAGAAGGGCCAGCTGGATGCGGACAGCCCGCGCGGGGCGCGGCAGCTGCTGCGTGGGCGTGGTTTGACCCCGTTGCAGGTGGATGCGGTGCGGGCCACGACGACGGGCTGGGGCCAGCGGGCGCTGTCGGCCAGCGAACTGGCCTGGGCCACACGCCAGCTGGCCAGCCTGCTGGCGGCGCGGCTGCCGCTGGAAGCCGCACTGGGGGCGGTGATCGAACAGGCCGAGCGCCCGCATGTGGCGCAGGCATTGCGTGCGGTGCGCAGCGATGTACGCGCGGGCCAGCGGCTGACGGCAGCGCTGGCGGCGCGGCCGCGTGACTTCCCGGCGATCTACCGGGCGCTGGTGGGGGCCGGGGAGGATTCCGGAGACCTGGCCCGGGTGATGGAGCGCCTGGCCGACTACATCGAAGAACGCAATGCATTGCAGGCCAAGGTGCTGACGGCCTTCATCTACCCGGGGGCGATCAGCCTGGTATCGGTGGCCATCGTCATCTTCCTGTTGAGCTATGTGGTGCCGCAGGTGGTGACCGCGTTCGTGCAGGCACGGCAGACCCTGCCGCTGCTGACCCAGCTGATGCTGGCGGCCAGTGCTTTCGTGCGCCAGTGGGGCGTATGGGGGGCGCTGGCGCTGGCCGCGCTGGTGGTGGGGTGGCGGCTGGCGCTGCGCCGCGCAGACCTGCGCCTGCGCTGGGACGCGATGCTGCTTCGACTGCCGTTGCTGGGGCGCTTCGTGGTGGGCGTGAACAGTGCGCGCTTCGCGTCCACGCTGGCGATCCTGCTGGATGCCGGCGTGCCGTTGCTGCGCGCACTGGAGGCGGCGCGGCAGACGCTGGGCAACGCGATGCTGGCGCGCTGTGCCGACGACGTGGCCGCACGCGTGCGCGAAGGTGCCGCGCTGGGCGCGGCGCTGAAGGTGCAGAAGGTCTACCCGCCGATCCTGGTGCATCTGGTGGCCAGTGGTGAGAAGACCGGCACGCTGGCGCCGCTGCTGGACCGGGCCGCGCAGACGCTGTCGCGCGAGATCGAACGGCGCGCGATGGCGCTGACCGCGCTGCTGGAGCCGGCGATGATCCTGGTGATGGGCGGCGTGGTACTGACCATCGTGCTGGCGGTGCTGATGCCGATCATGGAAATGAACCAGCTGGTGCAGTAG
- a CDS encoding substrate-binding domain-containing protein: MYKCKTLAALVATALLATVGAASAQTAVTGGGASLPADLYKGSSDSILPANFSYAVTGSGTGKKAFLENNAALFSTTGTVHFAGSDSVLSLTELNTYNSTYNVSGDANRYGPLIQVPSVATSVTIPFNKAGSAVDLSVTQICGIFSGKITNWNQVSSDRTGAIQVVYRPESSGTSELLTRFLTAACQNTDVAGTTLKLTGGVPKFSVQSTFANLFVNNTVPGNFLQATATGGTALYNTVYAADGRIGYVGPDVIPSLTDATKVAKVKGKSPDEVSVLATLDTIDPPTGDAALDPANWVPVFGNPSEGYPIAGYTNLVLGQCYKNATVASNLRTFLLSHYSSAGGSNTAIRAHGFIPLTQAWRDAIRNRFVLAGSSAGLNNPGACGSIGRPL; encoded by the coding sequence ATGTACAAGTGCAAGACTCTGGCCGCGCTGGTTGCCACCGCGCTGCTCGCCACCGTCGGCGCCGCCTCGGCGCAGACCGCCGTCACCGGCGGCGGTGCCTCGCTGCCGGCCGATCTGTACAAGGGTTCGTCGGACAGCATCCTGCCGGCCAACTTCAGCTACGCCGTGACCGGTTCGGGCACGGGCAAGAAGGCCTTCCTGGAAAACAATGCGGCCCTGTTCTCGACCACCGGCACCGTGCACTTCGCCGGCAGCGACTCGGTCCTGAGCCTGACCGAACTGAACACCTACAACAGCACCTACAACGTCAGCGGCGATGCCAACCGCTACGGCCCGCTGATCCAGGTGCCGTCGGTGGCGACCTCGGTCACCATTCCGTTCAACAAGGCCGGTTCGGCTGTTGACCTGTCGGTCACCCAGATCTGCGGCATCTTCTCGGGCAAGATCACCAACTGGAACCAGGTCTCCTCCGACCGTACCGGCGCCATCCAGGTGGTGTACCGTCCGGAAAGCAGCGGCACCAGCGAACTGCTGACCCGCTTCCTGACGGCGGCCTGCCAGAACACCGATGTGGCCGGCACCACCCTGAAGCTGACCGGCGGCGTGCCGAAGTTCTCGGTGCAGTCGACCTTCGCCAACCTGTTCGTCAACAACACCGTGCCGGGCAACTTCCTGCAGGCCACCGCTACCGGCGGCACCGCGCTGTACAACACCGTGTACGCCGCCGACGGCCGTATCGGCTACGTCGGCCCGGACGTGATCCCGAGCCTGACCGACGCCACCAAGGTCGCCAAGGTCAAGGGCAAGTCGCCGGATGAAGTGAGCGTGCTGGCCACCCTGGATACCATCGACCCGCCGACCGGCGATGCAGCGCTGGATCCGGCCAACTGGGTGCCGGTGTTCGGCAACCCGAGCGAAGGCTACCCGATCGCCGGCTACACCAACCTGGTGCTGGGCCAGTGCTACAAGAACGCCACCGTTGCCAGCAACCTGCGTACCTTCCTGCTGAGCCACTACAGCAGCGCCGGCGGCAGCAACACGGCCATCCGTGCCCACGGCTTCATCCCGCTGACCCAGGCCTGGCGCGATGCCATCCGCAACCGCTTCGTGCTGGCTGGCAGCAGCGCGGGCCTGAACAACCCGGGCGCCTGCGGCAGCATCGGTCGTCCGCTGTAA
- the gspM gene encoding type II secretion system protein GspM: MTADARGSTAGAARRPVLAAVRVRWNGLAARERAFLAVMLLALAATAAWLLWLEPLLVLRARWQAELPRLQAQAQALQPLLRARQAQQAAGQAVPTPAAVRLQLQAAGLQQQVRIEARAGRWHLQVQAVPADALWNWLLPLLADPAVTLQQLQLQRTGDVDMPAARISGTIVLAIGSAKGGAP, from the coding sequence ATGACCGCCGACGCACGGGGCAGCACCGCGGGCGCCGCGCGGCGGCCGGTGCTTGCCGCAGTGCGGGTCCGCTGGAACGGGCTGGCCGCGCGTGAGCGTGCTTTCCTGGCGGTGATGCTGCTGGCGCTGGCCGCGACGGCGGCATGGCTGCTGTGGTTGGAGCCGCTGCTGGTACTGCGCGCGCGCTGGCAGGCTGAGCTGCCCCGGCTGCAGGCACAGGCACAGGCCCTGCAGCCACTGCTGCGGGCCCGCCAGGCACAGCAGGCCGCGGGCCAGGCGGTGCCCACCCCGGCCGCGGTGCGCCTGCAGCTGCAGGCAGCAGGGCTGCAACAACAGGTTCGGATCGAGGCGCGCGCGGGCCGTTGGCACCTGCAGGTGCAGGCGGTGCCCGCCGATGCGCTGTGGAACTGGTTGCTGCCGTTGCTGGCCGATCCGGCCGTGACGCTGCAGCAGCTGCAACTGCAACGGACGGGGGATGTGGACATGCCGGCGGCACGGATTTCAGGAACGATCGTACTGGCCATCGGCAGCGCCAAGGGCGGCGCGCCATGA
- the gspD gene encoding type II secretion system secretin GspD — MRRWQGLLGSTLLVLCVATAQLPAGAQAPQGTDEPVQLNLVDTDIGGVLRMAARFTGRQFLVDPRVTGKMSVVSDGPVSRVQAYQLLLGALRMRGYAVVESGGVSRVVPQADAKLLGGQVGTGGAGGEVVTRTFPLRYENAVALVAVLRPMIAPDNPITANPGNNTLVITDYADNLERIARVIASVDTPAGMDTDVVKLQQGIAVDVAAMVSPLLDAQGSEPTQKVVVMADPRSNSVLLRSSSPGRTRLARQLVEKLDRAQDESGNLHVVYLRNAQAVQLAAVLRGVAAGQTDAPAMGSAQGSTPAVAEAARNAPPAQATAQKGRTALESVRLGDGKEGDRDPNGGGFSHNGVSVQPDAATNTLLVSAPEPVYRTLRRVIDQLDQRRAQVLVESLIVEVTQTDAAELGVQWMLGNGRTFGGTHFGGSRLNTTARTTLDVLPRDGLNVGIIDGTINLPGVGQVLNLKALANALQSKGGANILSTPNLMTLDNEAASIMVGQTVPFVSGRYVTDGGGGSNNPFQTIEREDIGLKLKVRPQISEGGTVKLDIYQEVSSIDAANSSASTGIITNKRALDTSVLLDDGQIMVLGGLLEDSVTHGRDAVPGLGKIPLLGALFRSDTRRRGKTNLMVFLRPHVVRDPAAGQRLTRDRYDYMRSVQSGAQPVASWALPDMSAPLLPPQDLPVLGDGASRGVAGQAVQASAVTLLAAADSAAQLVQFAQGLDAARAAQAVAQVRALGLPAYAEAMPDGEGQRLRVRLPREPARLDPALQQLRALGHTPELVIGP, encoded by the coding sequence ATGAGGCGCTGGCAGGGCCTGCTGGGCAGCACGCTGCTGGTGCTGTGCGTGGCCACCGCGCAGCTGCCGGCCGGTGCGCAGGCACCGCAGGGCACCGATGAACCGGTGCAGCTGAACCTGGTGGACACGGACATCGGCGGCGTGCTGCGCATGGCCGCACGCTTCACCGGCCGCCAGTTCCTGGTGGACCCGCGGGTGACCGGCAAGATGAGCGTGGTATCCGACGGGCCGGTCAGCCGCGTGCAGGCCTACCAGCTGCTGCTGGGCGCGCTGCGCATGCGTGGCTATGCGGTGGTGGAGTCCGGTGGGGTGAGCCGGGTGGTGCCGCAGGCCGATGCGAAACTGCTGGGGGGGCAGGTGGGCACCGGAGGGGCGGGCGGGGAGGTGGTGACGCGGACCTTCCCGCTGCGTTACGAGAATGCCGTCGCACTGGTGGCCGTGCTGCGGCCGATGATCGCCCCGGACAACCCGATCACCGCCAACCCGGGCAACAACACGCTGGTCATCACCGATTATGCGGACAACCTGGAGCGCATCGCGCGGGTGATCGCCAGCGTGGATACCCCGGCCGGCATGGATACCGATGTGGTGAAGCTGCAGCAGGGCATCGCGGTGGATGTGGCGGCCATGGTATCGCCGCTGCTGGATGCACAGGGCAGCGAGCCCACGCAGAAGGTGGTGGTGATGGCCGACCCACGCAGCAACAGCGTGCTGCTGCGCTCGAGCAGCCCGGGACGTACCCGGCTGGCGCGGCAGCTGGTGGAAAAGCTTGACCGCGCACAGGATGAATCGGGCAACCTGCACGTGGTGTACCTGCGCAACGCGCAGGCGGTGCAGCTGGCGGCGGTGCTGCGTGGCGTGGCGGCCGGGCAGACCGATGCCCCGGCGATGGGCAGCGCCCAGGGCAGCACGCCGGCGGTGGCCGAGGCCGCACGCAATGCGCCACCGGCGCAGGCCACCGCGCAGAAGGGCCGCACTGCGCTGGAATCGGTGCGGCTGGGCGATGGCAAGGAGGGCGACCGTGATCCCAATGGCGGCGGCTTCAGCCACAACGGGGTTTCGGTGCAGCCCGATGCAGCCACCAACACGTTGCTGGTGTCCGCCCCGGAGCCGGTGTACCGCACCCTGCGCCGGGTGATCGACCAGCTCGACCAGCGCCGCGCGCAGGTGCTGGTGGAAAGCCTGATCGTGGAAGTGACCCAGACCGACGCCGCCGAGCTGGGCGTGCAATGGATGCTGGGCAACGGGCGCACCTTCGGCGGCACCCATTTCGGTGGCAGCCGCCTGAACACCACCGCGCGCACCACGCTGGACGTGCTGCCGCGCGATGGCCTCAACGTGGGCATCATCGACGGCACCATCAACCTGCCCGGCGTCGGCCAGGTGCTGAACCTCAAGGCACTGGCCAATGCACTGCAGAGCAAGGGCGGCGCCAACATCCTGTCCACGCCGAACCTTATGACCCTGGACAACGAAGCGGCGAGCATCATGGTCGGGCAGACGGTGCCGTTCGTCAGCGGTCGTTACGTGACCGATGGCGGCGGCGGCAGCAACAACCCGTTCCAGACCATCGAGCGCGAGGACATCGGCCTGAAACTGAAGGTGCGCCCGCAGATTTCCGAAGGGGGCACGGTGAAGCTGGACATCTACCAGGAGGTCAGCAGCATCGATGCGGCCAATTCCAGTGCCAGCACCGGCATCATCACCAACAAGCGGGCGCTGGATACCAGCGTGCTGCTCGATGATGGCCAGATCATGGTGCTGGGCGGCCTGCTGGAAGACAGCGTGACCCACGGCCGTGATGCGGTGCCGGGACTGGGCAAGATCCCGCTGCTGGGGGCGTTGTTCCGCAGCGATACGCGCCGGCGCGGCAAGACCAACCTGATGGTGTTCCTGCGGCCACACGTGGTGCGCGACCCGGCCGCCGGGCAGCGCCTGACGCGCGACCGCTACGACTACATGCGCAGCGTGCAGTCCGGCGCGCAGCCGGTGGCGAGCTGGGCCCTGCCGGACATGAGCGCGCCGCTGCTGCCGCCACAGGACCTGCCGGTACTGGGCGATGGCGCCAGCCGCGGGGTGGCCGGGCAGGCGGTACAGGCCTCGGCCGTGACACTGCTGGCGGCTGCGGACAGTGCCGCGCAGCTGGTGCAGTTCGCGCAGGGGCTGGATGCCGCGCGGGCGGCGCAGGCGGTGGCACAGGTGCGTGCGCTGGGCCTGCCGGCCTACGCCGAAGCCATGCCCGATGGCGAGGGGCAGCGCCTGCGCGTGCGTCTGCCGCGTGAACCGGCCCGGCTCGACCCGGCGCTGCAGCAGCTGCGTGCGCTGGGGCACACGCCCGAACTGGTGATCGGGCCATGA